The Natronoarchaeum philippinense genome includes the window CGCGAGCCTCTGGAAACACCGCCTCGCCGCCTCCCATTCATACTCTCGACCCTCACGAGCAGCGCGCTCGTGGGGGTCGGTTCATTTCGAACGCGACCGCGAGCAACAGCAGTCGCTAGCGGTCGCTCTCGTCATCCGAGCGCAAAAGCGCTAGTTGCGGCTTCGGATCGACGAGGCAGGCCCACCGCGTCTGCGTTGACGCGTCCGACGTGACGCCGAGACGCGCGCTGATGATCGCGCGACCGCGCGCTTCGAGCGGCGCCGTCACCCCACAATTCTCGCAGAATAGCGCTTCGACCGACCAGTGGCGACGCTGCTGGGGCTGATGCAACCGAACGATGACGGGTGCTCCCGACTGGAGTCGACCGTCGCAGGTGTCACACGTTGTACACGCATCTTCACCCACTCGGAGTCCCGTTGCAAGCTGCGCCAGCGTCGTTCGAACAGGGATCATCGTACTCTCCCCGTGATTGCTACGGGACAACTATGGACAGAGGATCGCTCAGCGAGCGGCCAGTACGGGGCGATGTCGAGAGAGCCGACAGTATCCATCGGGAGCTCTCGCCGCCCGACCGTACGAAAAGCTGTGGGTCAGAGCTGATAGGGGCTCTCGTCGCGACCGAACTGGTCGCGCTCGACTGCTCGGAGCGTGCTCGAATCGAGTTCGACGAGGTGGCACAGCGGGTTTCCGGGATAGACGACCGGATTTTCGAGGACGCCGACGAGAAGACCGGTGAAGGGTGCTTCGACCACGTCGGTGTCAGTCTTGAACGGGTTCGTAATCGAGCAGATCGCTTCGCCTTCGTGGACGAGCGCGCCGCGGTCGTGATGCATGTCGACGATGCCGCCGACATCTGCTCGCAGCCACGTTTTCTCTTGCTCGTCAGTGATGACGGTACGCCACCCCGGCCAGTGCACGGTGCTTTCTTTGAACAGGCCGTACTCGGCGAAGACACTGACGACGCCGTCGAGCGCGCGGTTGATCAGGCCGCGCTGAAAGCGGTGGGCTTCGCCCATCTCGACGGTGATCGTCGGGACGCCCGCGTCGGTCGCCTCTCGCCGGAGCGTTCCGCTTGGACCGTTCCCCGCGAGGATGACGTTCGAACTGAACGCTTGTGCCAGCCGTGCAGTTTCCTCGTCCTCCATGTTCGCTCGTGCGTGGAGCATGTTCGTTCGCCCGCGCGTGGACGTGTGAAAGTCCAGTCCGAAATCACACGGCTCGATGAAGTTCGAGAAGATGCGATGTGCCATTCGCTTGGCGCTGGTCGAGTGTTCACTGCCCGGAAACGAGCGGTTCAGGTCCCGATCATAGATCGGCAGGTAGCGCTGCTGGGCGAGGAAGGCGGGGACGTTCAACACCGGAAGACAGACCAGCGTGCCGTGAAGCACGTCGTGGTTCCACTCGTGGGCGACTTCACGAACGACTTCGATGCCGTTGAGTTCGTCGCCGTGTGCTGCCGCAGTCAGATACGCCGTCGGTCCCGGTTCGGGGCCGTTGATGATCGTCACAGGGAGCCGCACCGGATCTCCGAGATACGTCTCGCTGATCGGGAATCGGATGTTGACGCGCTCGCCGGGGGCAACTGCGCCGCCATCGTACACGAACGTGTCGTCTTCCGTCGAGGGATCGTCGGCAGACGCCGACCCCTCATGTTCGCTCATACGTACGATAGCAACCGGTAGAGCAATATAAATCAGTCCCTCGGTCGGACACGCGCCGACGGGTAAGGTTTTCACCCGGGTGGCGTTTGTCATACGTAATGGCAGGCGACGCTGCGACGACGATCGGGGTTTTGAGCCTTCACAACAGCAAGGAGACGAAAGCGATACTCAATGCGGCCGAGGCACTAGGGTACGACACGGCGTGGCCTCGTTCTGAGAACACGTCTGTAAGTATCGAGGACGGCGAACTGACGATCGAACCCGATGTCGATGTCGTCGCCAACCGACTCTTACTCTCGAACACCGCACAACCCGCCGAAGAACTCGGCTTGGCCAACGTCTTCGCGCGTGCCGGGGAGATGCTGAACGTTCCGGAGGCGACGCTGACCGCGATGCACAAGTTCGCTGCGGCCACCGCGTTGGCCGAGGCTGATGTCCCGATCCCGGACGCGCTGTTGGCCCTCGGCAGCGCGACGCTGAACCGCCGCCGGTCGGAGTTCGGCGAGGAAGCAGTCTACAAGACCGCGATCGGAACCCACGGCGGCGGCACGTGGAAGGTCGGCCCCGGTGAGTCGGTCAATGCGATGGTGGGCAACCGATACGCGTTCCTACAGGACCTCATCGAGCGTGATGGCGAAGCCCACCGCGACCTCCGCGTGTACGTCGTCGACGGCCAGATCCTCGGTGCGATGCACCGCTATGCCCCCGAAGGCGACTGGCGCACGAACGTCTCGCTCGGCGGAGATGTCCGCGATGCTTCCGACCAACTCACCGATGAGGTCCGTCAGATCGCACGTACGGCGACCGAGGCGATCGGACTGGACTACGCCGGCGTCGACATCATCGAGGGCGACGACGGCTGGTACGTCCTCGAGGTCAACCCTACCGCTGGCTTCAAGGGTTTTTTCGAGGCTACCGGCCGCTCGCCCGCACCGTACATTGCCGCGCTCGCAGCGGAGCGCGCTGGCGAATCGGTCGACGAGACCCGTGTCGAAGAACTCTCGACCACGCTCGACGATTCGGTGCCGACCGCCAGACCGCACCCGGAGCCTAATGGGCTCGACGGCGCCGCGACGATCGGCTACACCGAGGAAGTGATGGTCAGTGGGACGAGCGACTCAAAGACCGTCGTGGCAAAGTCCGACACCGGCGCGACCCGAACCAGCGTCGACACGAGTCTCGCCGCCGAGATCGGTGCGGGCCCGATCAAGAGCAAGATGCGCGTCCGATCGGGAAGTTCCAAGCGCAGCAAGGTTCGGCCGATCGTCGACATCGTCGTCGGCGTCGGCGGGCATCGCCACACGGTCGCCGCTAACGTCGAGGACCGAAGCCACATGGACTACCCGCTGTTGCTCGGCCGAGACATCCTCGAACACTACCACGTCGATGTCGGACGCCGCGTCGACGCCGACACCGACGAGACGGAACTCGAGGAGTAAGCCGGGAACGTCTCACTCCGATTCGTACGCTTGCCAGACGTACCGCGTTCCCACCGACCGGTACGGACGCCACGACTCGGCGATCGCACGCATCTCCGAGCGCGCCATCGACGCGTCGCCGTCGCCGTACAGTTCGTCGATGCCGCGCCGAACTGCCAAGTCGCCGAGCGGGAGAACGTCTTCGCGCCCGAGCGCGAAGATCAGGTACATGCGGGCGGTCCACTCGCCCACGCCGCGGATCTCGGTCAGTAGATCGATCACCGCGTCGTCGCCGTACTCGTCGAGGGCGCCACGGGTGAGATCGCGCTCTTGAAACGCCTGCGCGCAGTTCCGGACGTATTCGACTTTCGAGTCGCTCAGGCCCGCCTCGCGGAGCGCGTCCTGATCGGCCGATAGAACGGTATCGGGCGTCACCTGACCGTCGAGCACGTCGAACGCGCGCTCTCGGACGGCGCGTGCCGAAGCCGTCGACAGTTGCTGGTTGAGAATCGACACGACGAGGCGACGAAACTCGTTGTCGGCCGGCGTCATGTCGAGCGGGCCGTGGCGGTCGATCAGGTCGGCCATCACTGAATCCGACTGGAGAACGGACGCGGCGTCTGCGAAGGTTGCTCGCTCGGACACGCCGTGACAGTCAGGGCGGAGACGCCAAGGGCGTTTCGCTGGCCGCGATCCGATTCTGTAGTCACAACGCTCGTGTGTGCTGTGTGTCGGCCTAGATTTATCCCGGACCGTGGTAGTGTGACGCTATGATCGCTCGTACCGGAGCTTACATCGCCAACGGAGGCGGGTTTGCGCCGATCGTCACGTTCGTACTCGTCATGCTCGCGGGAGTTGCGGCAGTCGGCGCGGGATACGCCGCCCACGCCGCGCTGTCGGTGGCGGGGTTCGACCGTCCGGTCGTCGTAGGCGGCGTCGCCGGCGTCGGATTCTTCGCGTGGTTCTGGTATGCAGCGGCCACCGGAAGCGGACTCGCGGCGCTCGCCGCCGCCGCTGCTGGCGTCGTACTGGCCGTGATCGGGGTCGTCTGGGAAGCGACGACCTCGCTTCTCGATGCTCTGGATGTTAACTAAAAGACGGTCGCGGATCAGAACCCTTTGCCGAGCAGCTCGCGCGCGATGATGTTCTTCTGGATTTCGGTGGTTCCCTCGTAGATCTGCGTGATCTTGGCGTCCCGGTAGAGTCGTTCGACGTCGAAGTCGTTGACGTAGCCGGCCCCACCGTGAATCTGGACGGCCTCGTCTGCGACATCGACCGCGACTTGCGAGGCGTACTCTTTGGCCATCGAAGCTAGCGCGGTCAACTGGTCGTCCTCGTTCTCGACGCTCCACGCCGATTTGTAGGTGAGCTGACGGGCGGCCTCGGTCTTGGTGTGCATCTCCGCGAGCTTGTGCTGGATCGCTTGGAAGTCGCTGATCGACTTGCCGAACTGCTCGCGGTCTTTCGCGTACTCCAGCGCGCGCTCGCAGGCGCCCTTGGCGATGCCGACGCCTTGGGCGGCGACCATGGTACGAGTCTCGTCGAAGAAGTTCATCAGTTGGAGGAAGCCGGCGCCCCGCGTGCCGATCAGGTTCTCCTCGGGAACGCGCACGTCGTCGAAAATTAGCTCGGCGGTGTCGGATGCACGGATGCCGAGTTTTCCGGTGATCTTGTCAGCT containing:
- a CDS encoding succinylglutamate desuccinylase/aspartoacylase family protein is translated as MSEHEGSASADDPSTEDDTFVYDGGAVAPGERVNIRFPISETYLGDPVRLPVTIINGPEPGPTAYLTAAAHGDELNGIEVVREVAHEWNHDVLHGTLVCLPVLNVPAFLAQQRYLPIYDRDLNRSFPGSEHSTSAKRMAHRIFSNFIEPCDFGLDFHTSTRGRTNMLHARANMEDEETARLAQAFSSNVILAGNGPSGTLRREATDAGVPTITVEMGEAHRFQRGLINRALDGVVSVFAEYGLFKESTVHWPGWRTVITDEQEKTWLRADVGGIVDMHHDRGALVHEGEAICSITNPFKTDTDVVEAPFTGLLVGVLENPVVYPGNPLCHLVELDSSTLRAVERDQFGRDESPYQL
- a CDS encoding RimK family alpha-L-glutamate ligase; its protein translation is MAGDAATTIGVLSLHNSKETKAILNAAEALGYDTAWPRSENTSVSIEDGELTIEPDVDVVANRLLLSNTAQPAEELGLANVFARAGEMLNVPEATLTAMHKFAAATALAEADVPIPDALLALGSATLNRRRSEFGEEAVYKTAIGTHGGGTWKVGPGESVNAMVGNRYAFLQDLIERDGEAHRDLRVYVVDGQILGAMHRYAPEGDWRTNVSLGGDVRDASDQLTDEVRQIARTATEAIGLDYAGVDIIEGDDGWYVLEVNPTAGFKGFFEATGRSPAPYIAALAAERAGESVDETRVEELSTTLDDSVPTARPHPEPNGLDGAATIGYTEEVMVSGTSDSKTVVAKSDTGATRTSVDTSLAAEIGAGPIKSKMRVRSGSSKRSKVRPIVDIVVGVGGHRHTVAANVEDRSHMDYPLLLGRDILEHYHVDVGRRVDADTDETELEE
- a CDS encoding DNA-3-methyladenine glycosylase family protein — protein: MADLIDRHGPLDMTPADNEFRRLVVSILNQQLSTASARAVRERAFDVLDGQVTPDTVLSADQDALREAGLSDSKVEYVRNCAQAFQERDLTRGALDEYGDDAVIDLLTEIRGVGEWTARMYLIFALGREDVLPLGDLAVRRGIDELYGDGDASMARSEMRAIAESWRPYRSVGTRYVWQAYESE